Proteins encoded in a region of the Hypomesus transpacificus isolate Combined female chromosome 17, fHypTra1, whole genome shotgun sequence genome:
- the LOC124479164 gene encoding recoverin-like: MGNSKSGALSKELLEDLKSNTKYTEAELCTWYQTFLKECPGGKISKEQFEGIYASFFPGADPSDYARHVFRSFDTNSDGTLDFKEYIVALHLTSGGKTTQKLEWAFALYDVDGNGTISKNEIQEIVKSIFNMISADDQDNLAEDEDTPEKRADKIWNFFGKKEDEKISEGEFIQGVMDNKDILRLIQYDEPQRIKDKLKEKKP, translated from the exons ATGGGCAACAGTAAGAGCGGCGCGCTGTCTAAAGAACTTCTGGAGGACTTGAAGTCCAACACCAAGTACACCGAGGCTGAGCTGTGTACCTGGTACCAGACCTTCCTCAAGGAATGCCCTGGGGGGAAGATCTCCAAGGAGCAGTTTGAGGGCATCTACGCCAGCTTCTTTCCTGGAGCGGACCCCTCAGACTATGCTCGTCATGTGTTCAGAAGCTTCGACACCAACTCAGACGGCACGCTGGACTTCAAGGAGTATATCGTAGCTCTTCACCTCACCTCCGGAGGCAAGACCACACAGAAACTGGAGTGGGCCTTCGCTCTCTACGACGTTGATGGCAACGGCACCATCAGCAAGAATGAGATCCAGGAAATCGTCAAG TCAATATTCAACATGATCTCTGCTGACGATCAAGACaacctggcagaggatgaggacaCACCCGAGAAGAGAGCCGACAAGATCTGGAACTTCTTTGGAAAGAAAGAAGATG aaaAGATCTCAGAAGGAGAATTCATCCAGGGCGTGATGGATAACAAGGACATCCTGAGGTTGATACAGTACGACGAGCCCCAGAGGATCAAGGATAAACTGAAGGAGAAGAAGCCATAA